One Dehalococcoidales bacterium DNA segment encodes these proteins:
- a CDS encoding PQQ-binding-like beta-propeller repeat protein, producing the protein MVLPREVLDARKARARKRHRIIWLSIGGALVLLVVFFCLYQFTDLFFGVPATAHSEPQSSSEWTCFRRDLEHTGNTGDSTAQPEGTLKWTFATGAPVRSSPAVVDGTVYFGSEDHFIYALDAATGNLKWKYETGSFVASSPIVSGGVLYCGSNDAKLYALNAATGELIWSFSSVYSIRSSPCIADGIIYFGSDDFRMYAVNAATGKLVWKTRVNSMVNTSPLVSEGIVVIPAPEGMCYTFNAKSGRVRLKYITTTYIRSSAAVQDGVIYFTDTDGYFTALDIGSKNWLWEHKVRMYWNVLHAYGLAPNSPRPSGFLWGVLLNHGIVSSSSPALSGGHAYLGVVNDVVSVDLETHAVQWTFNTSDLVVSSPALATTALYVGGQDGHLYALDKADGSLLWDHDLGSPVRSSPALDNGMLFIGCDDGVLYAFK; encoded by the coding sequence ATGGTTCTGCCGCGTGAAGTTCTGGACGCAAGAAAAGCCAGAGCCCGCAAACGCCATCGGATAATCTGGCTCAGTATCGGCGGGGCTCTTGTCCTGCTGGTGGTGTTCTTTTGCCTTTACCAGTTTACGGACCTTTTCTTCGGGGTGCCGGCCACCGCGCATTCGGAGCCGCAGTCTTCCAGTGAATGGACCTGCTTCCGGCGTGACCTGGAGCACACCGGCAATACCGGCGATAGCACCGCCCAGCCGGAAGGAACGCTCAAGTGGACGTTTGCCACCGGCGCGCCCGTCCGCTCTTCCCCGGCGGTGGTGGACGGCACGGTTTACTTCGGCTCTGAAGACCACTTTATCTATGCCCTGGATGCCGCCACCGGCAATCTCAAGTGGAAATACGAGACGGGCAGCTTCGTGGCGTCCTCCCCGATAGTCTCCGGCGGGGTGCTTTACTGCGGCTCTAACGACGCCAAGCTGTACGCGCTTAACGCCGCCACCGGCGAGCTTATTTGGTCTTTCTCCTCCGTTTATTCCATCAGGTCTTCCCCCTGCATCGCTGATGGCATTATCTATTTCGGCTCTGATGACTTCCGTATGTACGCCGTGAATGCCGCCACCGGCAAGCTGGTCTGGAAAACAAGAGTGAACTCTATGGTCAACACTTCGCCGCTGGTCTCGGAAGGCATTGTCGTCATCCCCGCGCCGGAAGGCATGTGTTACACCTTTAACGCCAAGAGCGGCCGCGTCCGCCTCAAGTATATAACCACCACCTATATCCGGTCGTCGGCGGCGGTACAGGACGGCGTTATCTATTTTACGGATACGGACGGATATTTTACTGCCCTGGATATCGGGTCCAAGAACTGGCTCTGGGAACACAAAGTCCGCATGTACTGGAATGTCCTGCATGCCTATGGTCTGGCGCCAAATTCCCCCAGGCCTTCCGGTTTCCTTTGGGGCGTCCTGCTGAACCATGGCATCGTGTCAAGCTCTTCCCCGGCGTTATCGGGCGGTCATGCCTATCTCGGGGTCGTCAATGATGTCGTGTCCGTGGACCTGGAAACGCACGCCGTGCAGTGGACGTTCAACACCTCTGACCTCGTGGTTTCCTCGCCGGCGCTGGCTACTACGGCGCTGTACGTCGGCGGTCAGGACGGGCACCTTTACGCTCTGGATAAAGCCGATGGCTCCCTGCTCTGGGATCATGACCTCGGCAGCCCCGTCAGGTCCTC
- a CDS encoding Lrp/AsnC family transcriptional regulator produces the protein MLDEIGRKIIKELQDDARQSFREIGRKLKVSEGTVRNRVKSLINSDTMKISAVPNPERLGLNFMCVMCIEVKVGTAEKVEQLLIKNPHVYFLCGCTGSFDIIGTFLFRTPHDFDEFVKNVIANIPDITRTSTFVAMHVSRSPWEHSLDVASLGA, from the coding sequence ATGCTGGATGAAATAGGACGGAAAATTATCAAGGAGCTTCAGGACGATGCCCGGCAGAGCTTCCGGGAAATCGGGCGCAAACTAAAAGTTTCCGAGGGCACGGTGCGTAACCGTGTCAAGAGCCTGATTAACAGTGATACCATGAAAATCAGCGCCGTTCCCAATCCGGAACGCCTGGGACTGAACTTTATGTGCGTCATGTGCATCGAGGTGAAAGTAGGCACCGCGGAAAAGGTGGAGCAGCTGCTTATAAAAAATCCCCACGTTTATTTCCTGTGCGGGTGCACCGGCAGCTTTGACATCATCGGCACTTTCCTCTTCCGCACCCCGCATGACTTTGATGAGTTCGTCAAAAACGTTATCGCCAATATCCCGGATATCACCCGTACCAGCACTTTCGTGGCTATGCACGTCTCCCGCAGTCCCTGGGAGCACAGCCTCGATGTCGCGTCGCTGGGTGCTTAG
- a CDS encoding cupin domain-containing protein, translating into MKSEDIIGRVMELGGMVEYHLESVVSRTIIDKPSGTITLFAFDQGQGLSEHTAPFDAMVYILDGEAEVTIDGKPLRLKRGEMVIMPANRPHALRAGARFKMMLSMIKS; encoded by the coding sequence ATGAAATCGGAAGATATCATCGGACGGGTCATGGAGCTGGGCGGCATGGTGGAATACCACCTGGAATCCGTCGTCAGCCGCACAATAATTGATAAGCCTTCGGGCACCATCACGCTTTTTGCTTTCGATCAAGGCCAGGGACTGAGCGAGCACACCGCGCCTTTTGACGCTATGGTCTATATCCTCGATGGTGAAGCTGAAGTGACTATTGACGGTAAGCCTCTGCGCCTGAAGCGGGGAGAAATGGTCATCATGCCGGCCAACCGGCCGCACGCTTTGCGCGCCGGCGCCCGCTTTAAGATGATGCTGTCCATGATTAAGTCCTGA